One segment of Nocardioides sp. QY071 DNA contains the following:
- a CDS encoding Uma2 family endonuclease codes for MEPLLVERLERRPMSRADFDRLPEKVRAEYVDGIALVSPPARGEHNHVGVNLVVVLRQAFPDAFLTYERGLELPTGSLRVPDVALQVERDDEWWSPAVPVLVVEILSRWTRDEDLFRKTDDYRRSGIAHYWIVDRAAHTLTVLVNAGEHWDIGLSLTDDDPTGSVEVADLGSVELDLTALLA; via the coding sequence ATGGAACCCTTGCTCGTCGAGCGGCTCGAGCGCCGACCGATGTCGCGCGCCGACTTCGACCGGCTACCCGAGAAGGTCCGGGCCGAGTACGTCGACGGCATCGCCCTCGTGAGCCCGCCGGCGCGCGGCGAGCACAACCACGTGGGCGTCAACCTCGTCGTCGTGCTGCGCCAGGCCTTCCCCGACGCCTTCTTGACCTACGAGCGAGGGCTCGAGCTTCCCACCGGGTCGCTCCGCGTCCCGGACGTCGCTCTGCAGGTCGAGCGGGACGACGAGTGGTGGTCGCCCGCGGTCCCCGTGCTGGTCGTGGAGATCCTCTCGCGATGGACCCGCGACGAGGATCTCTTCCGCAAGACCGACGACTACCGCCGATCCGGCATCGCGCACTACTGGATCGTCGACCGAGCGGCTCACACCCTCACGGTCCTGGTCAATGCGGGCGAGCACTGGGACATCGGCCTGTCGCTCACCGACGACGACCCGACCGGGTCGGTCGAGGTCGCCGACCTCGGGAGCGTCGAGCTCGACCTGACGGCGCTACTGGCCTGA
- a CDS encoding penicillin acylase family protein: MTIVRDAHGIPSVFGGSVLEVAREQGRATAQDRAWQLEVERRRAEGTCAEVFGDSALEWDVLARRALLVDLARRAYAALAPESRAFVDAYVEGLNEVLSGGRGSCAATVSRPWQPWTPLAVFAVQHLLFSGFPSRLWRRHLAATAGEEWLPLFRAEGLPGGSNALVVDGSLTASGLPILAGDPHRVIEAPGCYAQVRLVCTDPDDPFDVVGLTFAGLPGVQHFGHTGAVAWGVTNAVADDEDVYAEDLVRHRDAVIARTGSGWGPVGRRIEQVRVLVGEDRYDVHEVEVLVTDRGPVILGGPGEPETFSLRTPSYVLGDLGLDAILPLLRARTTADVTAAFAGWVGPVDNLVVGDRHGATEHRVVGRIPERGAERRWTGGWVADLPRRTGPVLVTANDRATPEYDRVGADFAPPHRARRIRDLLDELGGAGPLTPVDVAAVLADDRQTAGAALLDTVSSLLDLTGPAAALRDRLLAWDRRMAAGSVDAALFARVRATVVEGLSEAPALAGVDGSPYGELFAPWFDLRGRIRLCLPAILAADKPFGVDVLQVVATSLEHVATQPEPAPWGSEHVVVPLTPHQQLGLPAPDGTAPPYLPLSGDDDCVLATRALGGTGACVHGPVARWVWDLAGDNRWVVPLGASGDPASPHHHDQQAAWAAGGTLPVTHPLEQP; this comes from the coding sequence GTGACGATCGTCCGCGACGCGCACGGAATCCCCAGCGTCTTCGGGGGTTCCGTGCTCGAGGTGGCCCGCGAGCAGGGTCGCGCCACCGCGCAGGACCGGGCCTGGCAGCTCGAGGTCGAACGCCGCCGCGCGGAGGGGACCTGCGCCGAGGTCTTCGGCGACAGCGCGCTGGAGTGGGACGTCCTGGCTCGCCGGGCACTCCTCGTCGACCTCGCCCGCCGGGCGTACGCCGCGCTCGCCCCCGAGAGCCGCGCCTTCGTCGACGCGTACGTCGAGGGCCTCAACGAGGTCCTCTCCGGTGGTCGAGGAAGTTGCGCAGCAACTGTCTCGAGACCCTGGCAGCCGTGGACCCCGCTCGCGGTGTTCGCCGTGCAGCACCTGCTGTTCTCCGGCTTCCCCAGCCGGCTCTGGCGCCGCCACCTCGCCGCCACCGCCGGCGAGGAGTGGCTCCCGCTGTTCCGCGCCGAGGGTCTCCCCGGCGGCAGCAACGCGCTCGTCGTCGACGGCTCGCTGACCGCCAGCGGTCTGCCGATCCTCGCCGGCGACCCGCACCGGGTGATCGAGGCGCCCGGCTGCTACGCCCAGGTCCGGCTGGTCTGCACCGACCCCGACGACCCCTTCGACGTCGTGGGCCTCACCTTCGCCGGCCTACCGGGTGTGCAGCACTTCGGGCACACGGGCGCGGTCGCCTGGGGCGTCACGAACGCCGTCGCCGACGACGAGGACGTGTACGCCGAGGACCTGGTCCGCCACCGGGACGCGGTCATCGCCCGAACCGGGTCGGGCTGGGGGCCGGTCGGGCGGCGGATCGAGCAGGTGCGGGTCCTGGTCGGCGAGGACAGGTACGACGTGCACGAGGTCGAGGTGCTCGTCACCGACCGCGGGCCCGTCATCCTCGGCGGGCCGGGGGAGCCGGAGACGTTCAGCCTCCGCACCCCGTCGTACGTCCTCGGCGATCTCGGTCTCGACGCGATCCTCCCGCTCCTGCGCGCCCGCACCACCGCCGACGTCACCGCCGCCTTCGCCGGCTGGGTCGGCCCCGTCGACAACCTCGTCGTCGGCGACCGGCACGGCGCGACCGAGCACCGCGTCGTCGGCCGGATCCCCGAGCGCGGCGCGGAGCGCCGCTGGACCGGCGGCTGGGTCGCCGACCTGCCGCGCCGGACCGGGCCGGTGCTGGTCACCGCCAACGATCGCGCCACCCCGGAGTACGACCGGGTCGGCGCCGACTTCGCCCCGCCCCACCGCGCCCGCCGCATCCGCGACCTCCTCGACGAGCTCGGCGGCGCCGGCCCGCTCACGCCGGTCGACGTCGCCGCCGTCCTCGCCGACGACCGGCAGACCGCGGGCGCAGCCCTGCTCGACACCGTCTCCTCCCTCCTCGACCTGACCGGACCGGCCGCCGCGCTCCGCGACCGGCTGCTCGCCTGGGACCGCCGGATGGCCGCCGGCAGCGTCGACGCCGCGCTCTTCGCCCGGGTCCGCGCCACCGTCGTCGAGGGCCTGTCCGAGGCCCCCGCGCTCGCCGGCGTCGACGGTTCGCCGTACGGCGAGCTGTTTGCTCCCTGGTTCGACCTGCGCGGGCGGATCCGGCTGTGCCTGCCCGCGATCCTCGCCGCCGACAAGCCGTTCGGTGTCGACGTGCTGCAGGTCGTCGCCACGAGCCTCGAGCACGTCGCCACGCAGCCGGAGCCTGCGCCGTGGGGGAGCGAGCACGTCGTCGTACCCCTCACCCCGCACCAGCAGCTCGGCCTGCCCGCACCCGATGGCACCGCGCCGCCGTACCTCCCCCTCTCCGGCGACGACGACTGCGTCCTCGCCACTCGTGCGCTCGGCGGCACCGGCGCCTGCGTGCACGGACCGGTCGCCCGCTGGGTCTGGGACCTCGCCGGCGACAACCGATGGGTCGTGCCCCTCGGCGCCTCCGGAGATCCGGCCTCGCCGCACCACCACGACCAGCAGGCGGCCTGGGCCGCCGGCGGCACCCTCCCCGTGACCCACCCCCTGGAGCAGCCATGA
- a CDS encoding GNAT family N-acetyltransferase produces MTVHVRPVDPAADAVLLHTWVTQPRAVFWGMSDHSVEDVELVYRYIQDQAHLAAYLLLADDHPLGLLQTYDPAVDEIGEWYDRAPGDVGVHYLLADDPRRAGHTPELIAAAMDFVAHLPGCRRIVFEPDARNAASVALLDRLGCTRGPLVDLRTSISEKPAQFYFLDREQALATARGFASSGQ; encoded by the coding sequence ATGACCGTCCACGTCCGTCCCGTCGACCCCGCCGCCGACGCGGTCCTGCTCCACACCTGGGTGACCCAGCCCCGCGCGGTGTTCTGGGGCATGAGCGACCACTCGGTCGAGGACGTCGAGCTCGTCTACCGCTACATCCAGGACCAGGCCCACCTGGCGGCGTACCTCCTCCTGGCCGACGACCACCCCCTCGGACTGCTCCAGACCTACGACCCGGCCGTCGACGAGATCGGCGAGTGGTACGACCGCGCCCCCGGCGACGTCGGCGTCCACTACCTCCTCGCCGACGACCCGCGCCGCGCCGGCCACACCCCCGAGCTGATCGCCGCTGCCATGGACTTCGTCGCGCACCTGCCCGGCTGCCGCCGGATCGTGTTCGAGCCGGACGCCCGCAACGCCGCGTCGGTCGCGCTCCTCGACCGGCTCGGCTGCACCCGGGGCCCGCTCGTCGACCTGCGCACGAGCATCTCCGAGAAGCCAGCCCAGTTCTACTTCCTGGACCGGGAGCAGGCGCTGGCCACCGCCCGTGGCTTCGCCTCGTCAGGCCAGTAG